From the genome of Epinephelus moara isolate mb chromosome 10, YSFRI_EMoa_1.0, whole genome shotgun sequence, one region includes:
- the ncl gene encoding nucleolin, giving the protein MVKLAKAANKQVTQKKKAPPPPKEVEEESSEEDSSDEEEEAPPPKVVKKATPAKAAPVKNGAAAKKADSEDEDDDDSEEESEEEAPPPKKTPAKAKATPAKAAPAKAEESDDDDDDDDESEEEAPPPKKAAKPAAKAPVKAKPAKEASDEDDDDDEEDDSEEEAPPPKKAAAKAAPAKPAAKKAAKEESDDDDDDDDDDSEEEMDTTPAPAKAKKAGMVKAKEESEEEDDDDDDDEDDDDEEEDEVPVTPAKRKAEGKKDTPPAKKAKSDGEGFCLFVGNLNANKDFEEIKEALRKFFSKNSLEVSDVRLGGSKRFGYVDFASEEDMQKALELNGKKVMGQELKLDKARSKDSSQEGKKERDARTLFVKNLPFSATADDLKEIFEDAVDVRVPLGQNGSNRGIAYIEFKTEAEADKMLEEAQGADVQGRSIMVDYVGDKSQKGAMGGGGAGAACKTLVVNNLAFSATEDALQSTFEKAVSIRIPQRDGRPKGFAFVEFESTEDAKDALENLNNTEIEGRSIRLEYSQNSGRDGGRGNSGPTKTLFVKGLSEDTTDQTLKDAFEGASAARIVTDRETGSSKGFGFVDFHSEEDCKAAKEAMEDGEIDGSKVTLDYAKPKGDGGFRGGRGGGGFGGRGGGRGGRGGFGGGFGGRGGGGGRGRGGPRGGGRGRGGFGGGRGGGGFGKPQGKKIKFDD; this is encoded by the exons atGGTGAAGTTAGCAAAG GCAGCAAACAAGCAAGTAACTCAAAAGAAAAAAGCCCCTCCACCCCCCAAAGAAGTGGAGGAGGAATCCAGTGAAGAGGACAGCagtgatgaggaagaggag GCTCCCCCACCCAAAGTGGTAAAGAAAGCCACACCAGCAAAAGCAGCCCCAGTTAAGAATGGTGCTGCCGCCAAGAAAGCAGACAGTGAAGATGAAGACGATGATGATTCTG AGGAGGAGTCTGAAGAGGAGGCTCCCCCACCAAAAAAGACCCCCGCAAAGGCTAAAGCTACACCAGCCAAGGCTGCTCCCGCAAAGGCAGAGGAGtcagatgatgatgacgatgatgatg ATGAGTCTGAAGAAGAGGCCCCACCACCCAAGAAGGCAGCTAAACCTGCTGCCAAGGCCCCAGTGAAGGCTAAACCTGCAAAGGAGGCCTCTGATgaagacgatgatgatgatgaagaagatgacTCAGAAGAAGAGGCTCCACCTCCCAAGAAGGCTGCTGCTAAGGCTGCTCCTGCTAAACCAGCTGCCAAAAAGGCTGCCAAAGAGGAGTCTGACGAcgacgacgatgatgatgatgatg ACTCTGAGGAGGAGATGGACACCACTCCTGCGCCAGCAAAGGCAAAGAAAGCAGGCATGGTCAAGGCCAAGGAAGAGTCTGAAGAGGAggacgacgatgatgatgacgatgaagATGACGACGATGAGGAGGAAGATG AAGTCCCAGTTACTCCTGCAAAGAGGAAGGCAGAAGGCAAGAAGGACACACCACCTGCCAAGAAAGCAAAATCAGATGGTGAAG GGTTCTGTCTGTTTGTTGGAAACTTGAACGCCAACAAAGACtttgaagaaatcaaagaagCCCTGAGGAAATTCTTCTCAAAGAACAGTCTTGAGGTTTCTGATGTCCGGCTGGGTGGTTCCAA GAGATTTGGTTATGTGGACTTTGCATCTGAAGAGGACATGCAGAAGGCACTGGAGCTCAATGGCAAGAAGGTCATGGGTCAGGAGCTGAAGTTGGACAAGGCCCGAAGCAAAGACAGCTCACAGGAGGGCAAGAAAG AGAGGGATGCACGGACACTCTTTGTGAAGAACCTTCCGTTTTCTGCAACAGCAGATGACCTGAAAGAAATCTTTGAAGATGCAGTTGACGTCAGGGTACCTCTTGGCCAGAACGGTTCAAACAGAGG CATTGCCTATATCGAGTTCAAAACTGAGGCTGAAGCAGATAAGATGCTGGAGGAGGCTCAGGGAGCTGATGTACAGGGCAGGTCCATCATGGTTGACTACGTTGGTGACAAGAGCCAAAAAGGGGCTATGGGAGGAG gaggagcaggagcagcCTGTAAAACACTGGTGGTGAATAATCTCGCCTTCAGTGCCACAGAGGACGCCCTGCAATCCACATTCGAGAAAGCTGTCTCCATCAGGATTCCACAGAGAGACGGCAGACCTAAAGG ttttgcttttgtaGAGTTTGAGAGCACAGAGGATGCTAAGGATGCTTTGGAAAACCTCAACAACACAGAAATTGAAGGCCGGTCAATCCGACTGGAGTACAGCCAGAACAGTGGCAGAGATGGTGGCAGGGGAAACTCGG GTCCAACAAAAACCCTCTTTGTCAAGGGTCTCTCTGAGGACACAACAGACCAGACACTCAAGGATGCATTCGAGGGTGCCTCAGCAGCCAGGATAGttacagacagagaaacagggTCATCAAAAGG CTTTGGCTTTGTGGACTTCCACAGCGAGGAAGACTGCAAGGCCGCCAAGGAGGCCATGGAAGATGGTGAGATCGATGGCAGCAAGGTGACCCTGGACTACGCCAAGCCCAAGGGTGACGGCGGCTTCCGCGGAGGCCGAGGTGGTGGTGGATTTGGCGGCCGTGGTGGTGGCCGTGGAGGTCGCGGCGGTTTCGGAGGTGGCTTCGGCGGTCGGGGTGGCGGCGGCGGCAGGGGAAGAGGAGGCCCCCGTGGAGGAGGACGTGGCCGTGGTGGCTTTGGAG GTGGAAGAGGTGGCGGCGGATTCGGCAAACCCCAGGGGAAGAAAATCAAGTTTGATGACTAA